The Malus domestica chromosome 10, GDT2T_hap1 genome contains a region encoding:
- the LOC114827255 gene encoding disease resistance protein RPV1-like: MRYFLLQIKVLLILDDVDDSSQLEKLCGNPAWFCQGSRIIVTTIDEQLLISQGVERRFKVPELSHVGALKLFSLKALNRDNPPNSHMDLSKSFVNYASGVPFALEVLGLSLNGRDLDAWRGQLHKLGDDFIFKEKIMKIFKIIYEGLDMHEKDIFLDIACSFKGEYKDRLVEILDGCGFNPGSGMNVFMKKYLITISDNMVWMNDL; encoded by the coding sequence ATGAGATACTTCTTACTTCAGATAAAGGTTCTCCTCATTCTTGACGACGTGGACGATAGTAGTCAGTTAGAAAAGCTTTGTGGAAACCCAGCTTGGTTTTGTCAAGGGAGTAGAATCATTGTTACGACTATAGATGAACAGTTGCTAATATCACAGGGTGTAGAAAGAAGATTTAAGGTGCCGGAGTTGAGTCATGTTGGCGCTCTTAAACTTTTTAGCTTGAAAGCCTTGAACAGAGATAATCCGCCTAATAGTCATATGGATCTGTCTAAAAGTTTTGTGAATTATGCCAGTGGCGTTCCATTTGCTCTTGAGGTCTTGGGGTTATCTTTGAATGGAAGAGATCTAGATGCATGGCGTGGTCAATTGCATAAACTAGGGGATGATTtcatatttaaagaaaaaattatgaagatttttaaaataatttacgaGGGATTAGATATGCATGAGAAGGATATTTTCCTTGACATCGCATGTTCATTTAAAGGAGAGTACAAAGATCGACTAGTTGAAATTCTAGATGGTTGTGGTTTTAATCCAGGTAGCGGCATGAATGTCTTTATGAAGAAGTATCTGATAACAATTTCAGATAACATGGTGTGGATGAATGATTTGTAA